In one Castor canadensis chromosome 15, mCasCan1.hap1v2, whole genome shotgun sequence genomic region, the following are encoded:
- the Snx20 gene encoding sorting nexin-20 isoform X1 yields MASPQRPGNPGWMGPITQSTSRTEQEASAMDPDLPCPGPKRLLDRTSHLPQPLPLKDAALVQIPEGAVLPDDHSGPSSNSSMTTRELQENWQKEKGRWKPVRLLFEIASARIEERRVSKFVPKALSCSPRTGVPDRGHPDRELRQPQSGGGAALLRLREDAQEPPEVVRGGDRGRGFPPQAPDLQPGGGDDQRARAVAQGLPAPALRHPRRAPLARLRGLPHAARAARGLRLPARRPVRAGAGRPGPRAAAAGEADGALAARSGPRALRGARVPPRPGAPRRGLRGRRARPALPASARGPPLLRPSAGSHGPPGLRAGQGFSVATGQAGRQPAPEAQPRRLHPERAHCPGVSALSQPWAPGAQQEMLVPY; encoded by the exons ATGGCAAGTCCTCAGCGCCCTGGGAACCCTGGCTGGATGGGACCCATAACGCAGAGCACATCAAGGACTGAGCAGGAAGCATCAGCCATGGATCCAGACCTCCCATGTCCAGGACCTAAGAGACTCTTAG ACAGAACCAGCCATCTCCCCCAGCCCTTGCCTCTGAAGGATGCTGCCCTGGTGCAGATCCCTGAGGGGGCTGTCCTTCCAGATGACCACAGTGGCCCAAGCTCCAACTCAAGCATGACCACACGAGAGCTGCAGGAGAACTGGCAGAAGGAGAAGGGCCGCTGGAAACCCGTGAGGTTGCTCTTTGAGATCGCCTCAGCCCGCATTGAGGAGAGAAGAGTCTCCAAGTTTGTG CCAAAGGCTCTGTCCTGCTCTCCGCGCACAGGTGTACCAGATCGTGGTCATCCAGACCGGGAGCTTCGACAGCCACAAAGCGGTGGTGGAGCGGCGCTACTCCGACTTCGAGAAGATGCACAAGAGCCTCCTGAAGTCGTTCGGGGAGGAGATCGAGGACGTGGCTTTCCCCCGCAAGCACCTGACCTGCAACCTGGCGGCGGCGACGATCAGCGAGCGCGCGCGGTTGCTCAAGGACTACCTGCGCCAGCTCTACGCCATCCGCGCCGTGCGCCGCTCGCGCGACTTCGTGGACTTCCTCACGCGGCCCGAGCTGCGCGAGGCCTTCGGCTGCCTGCGCGCCGGCCAGTACGCGCGGGCGCTGGACGTCCTGGGCCGCGTGCTGCCGCTGCAGGAGAAGCTGACGGCGCACTGGCCGCCCGCTCTGGTCCCCGCGCTCTGCGCGGTGCTCGTGTGCCACCGCGACCTGGAGCGCCCCGCCGAGGCCTTCGCGGCCGGCGAGCGCGCCCTGCACTGCCTGCAAGCGCGCGAGGGCCACCGCTACTACGTCCCTCTGCTGGAAGCCATGGTCCGCCTGGCCTACGAGCTGGGCAAGGATTTAGTGTCGCTACAGGGCAGGCTGGACGACAGCCGGCTCCGGAAGCCCAGCCACGGAGGCTTCACCCTGAAAGAGCTCACTGTCCGGGAGTATCTGCCCTAAGCCAGCCCTGGGCGCCTGGGGCACAGCAGGAGATGCTGGTTCCCTACTGA
- the Snx20 gene encoding sorting nexin-20 isoform X3, whose translation MASPQRPGNPGWMGPITQSTSRTEQEASAMDPDLPCPGPKRLLDDHSGPSSNSSMTTRELQENWQKEKGRWKPVRLLFEIASARIEERRVSKFVPKALSCSPRTGVPDRGHPDRELRQPQSGGGAALLRLREDAQEPPEVVRGGDRGRGFPPQAPDLQPGGGDDQRARAVAQGLPAPALRHPRRAPLARLRGLPHAARAARGLRLPARRPVRAGAGRPGPRAAAAGEADGALAARSGPRALRGARVPPRPGAPRRGLRGRRARPALPASARGPPLLRPSAGSHGPPGLRAGQGFSVATGQAGRQPAPEAQPRRLHPERAHCPGVSALSQPWAPGAQQEMLVPY comes from the exons ATGGCAAGTCCTCAGCGCCCTGGGAACCCTGGCTGGATGGGACCCATAACGCAGAGCACATCAAGGACTGAGCAGGAAGCATCAGCCATGGATCCAGACCTCCCATGTCCAGGACCTAAGAGACTCTTAG ATGACCACAGTGGCCCAAGCTCCAACTCAAGCATGACCACACGAGAGCTGCAGGAGAACTGGCAGAAGGAGAAGGGCCGCTGGAAACCCGTGAGGTTGCTCTTTGAGATCGCCTCAGCCCGCATTGAGGAGAGAAGAGTCTCCAAGTTTGTG CCAAAGGCTCTGTCCTGCTCTCCGCGCACAGGTGTACCAGATCGTGGTCATCCAGACCGGGAGCTTCGACAGCCACAAAGCGGTGGTGGAGCGGCGCTACTCCGACTTCGAGAAGATGCACAAGAGCCTCCTGAAGTCGTTCGGGGAGGAGATCGAGGACGTGGCTTTCCCCCGCAAGCACCTGACCTGCAACCTGGCGGCGGCGACGATCAGCGAGCGCGCGCGGTTGCTCAAGGACTACCTGCGCCAGCTCTACGCCATCCGCGCCGTGCGCCGCTCGCGCGACTTCGTGGACTTCCTCACGCGGCCCGAGCTGCGCGAGGCCTTCGGCTGCCTGCGCGCCGGCCAGTACGCGCGGGCGCTGGACGTCCTGGGCCGCGTGCTGCCGCTGCAGGAGAAGCTGACGGCGCACTGGCCGCCCGCTCTGGTCCCCGCGCTCTGCGCGGTGCTCGTGTGCCACCGCGACCTGGAGCGCCCCGCCGAGGCCTTCGCGGCCGGCGAGCGCGCCCTGCACTGCCTGCAAGCGCGCGAGGGCCACCGCTACTACGTCCCTCTGCTGGAAGCCATGGTCCGCCTGGCCTACGAGCTGGGCAAGGATTTAGTGTCGCTACAGGGCAGGCTGGACGACAGCCGGCTCCGGAAGCCCAGCCACGGAGGCTTCACCCTGAAAGAGCTCACTGTCCGGGAGTATCTGCCCTAAGCCAGCCCTGGGCGCCTGGGGCACAGCAGGAGATGCTGGTTCCCTACTGA
- the Snx20 gene encoding sorting nexin-20 isoform X2 — translation MASPQRPGNPGWMGPITQSTSRTEQEASAMDPDLPCPGPKRLLDRTSHLPQPLPLKDAALVQIPEGAVLPDDHSGPSSNSSMTTRELQENWQKEKGRWKPVRLLFEIASARIEERRVSKFVVYQIVVIQTGSFDSHKAVVERRYSDFEKMHKSLLKSFGEEIEDVAFPRKHLTCNLAAATISERARLLKDYLRQLYAIRAVRRSRDFVDFLTRPELREAFGCLRAGQYARALDVLGRVLPLQEKLTAHWPPALVPALCAVLVCHRDLERPAEAFAAGERALHCLQAREGHRYYVPLLEAMVRLAYELGKDLVSLQGRLDDSRLRKPSHGGFTLKELTVREYLP, via the exons ATGGCAAGTCCTCAGCGCCCTGGGAACCCTGGCTGGATGGGACCCATAACGCAGAGCACATCAAGGACTGAGCAGGAAGCATCAGCCATGGATCCAGACCTCCCATGTCCAGGACCTAAGAGACTCTTAG ACAGAACCAGCCATCTCCCCCAGCCCTTGCCTCTGAAGGATGCTGCCCTGGTGCAGATCCCTGAGGGGGCTGTCCTTCCAGATGACCACAGTGGCCCAAGCTCCAACTCAAGCATGACCACACGAGAGCTGCAGGAGAACTGGCAGAAGGAGAAGGGCCGCTGGAAACCCGTGAGGTTGCTCTTTGAGATCGCCTCAGCCCGCATTGAGGAGAGAAGAGTCTCCAAGTTTGTG GTGTACCAGATCGTGGTCATCCAGACCGGGAGCTTCGACAGCCACAAAGCGGTGGTGGAGCGGCGCTACTCCGACTTCGAGAAGATGCACAAGAGCCTCCTGAAGTCGTTCGGGGAGGAGATCGAGGACGTGGCTTTCCCCCGCAAGCACCTGACCTGCAACCTGGCGGCGGCGACGATCAGCGAGCGCGCGCGGTTGCTCAAGGACTACCTGCGCCAGCTCTACGCCATCCGCGCCGTGCGCCGCTCGCGCGACTTCGTGGACTTCCTCACGCGGCCCGAGCTGCGCGAGGCCTTCGGCTGCCTGCGCGCCGGCCAGTACGCGCGGGCGCTGGACGTCCTGGGCCGCGTGCTGCCGCTGCAGGAGAAGCTGACGGCGCACTGGCCGCCCGCTCTGGTCCCCGCGCTCTGCGCGGTGCTCGTGTGCCACCGCGACCTGGAGCGCCCCGCCGAGGCCTTCGCGGCCGGCGAGCGCGCCCTGCACTGCCTGCAAGCGCGCGAGGGCCACCGCTACTACGTCCCTCTGCTGGAAGCCATGGTCCGCCTGGCCTACGAGCTGGGCAAGGATTTAGTGTCGCTACAGGGCAGGCTGGACGACAGCCGGCTCCGGAAGCCCAGCCACGGAGGCTTCACCCTGAAAGAGCTCACTGTCCGGGAGTATCTGCCCTAA
- the Snx20 gene encoding sorting nexin-20 isoform X4 has product MASPQRPGNPGWMGPITQSTSRTEQEASAMDPDLPCPGPKRLLDDHSGPSSNSSMTTRELQENWQKEKGRWKPVRLLFEIASARIEERRVSKFVVYQIVVIQTGSFDSHKAVVERRYSDFEKMHKSLLKSFGEEIEDVAFPRKHLTCNLAAATISERARLLKDYLRQLYAIRAVRRSRDFVDFLTRPELREAFGCLRAGQYARALDVLGRVLPLQEKLTAHWPPALVPALCAVLVCHRDLERPAEAFAAGERALHCLQAREGHRYYVPLLEAMVRLAYELGKDLVSLQGRLDDSRLRKPSHGGFTLKELTVREYLP; this is encoded by the exons ATGGCAAGTCCTCAGCGCCCTGGGAACCCTGGCTGGATGGGACCCATAACGCAGAGCACATCAAGGACTGAGCAGGAAGCATCAGCCATGGATCCAGACCTCCCATGTCCAGGACCTAAGAGACTCTTAG ATGACCACAGTGGCCCAAGCTCCAACTCAAGCATGACCACACGAGAGCTGCAGGAGAACTGGCAGAAGGAGAAGGGCCGCTGGAAACCCGTGAGGTTGCTCTTTGAGATCGCCTCAGCCCGCATTGAGGAGAGAAGAGTCTCCAAGTTTGTG GTGTACCAGATCGTGGTCATCCAGACCGGGAGCTTCGACAGCCACAAAGCGGTGGTGGAGCGGCGCTACTCCGACTTCGAGAAGATGCACAAGAGCCTCCTGAAGTCGTTCGGGGAGGAGATCGAGGACGTGGCTTTCCCCCGCAAGCACCTGACCTGCAACCTGGCGGCGGCGACGATCAGCGAGCGCGCGCGGTTGCTCAAGGACTACCTGCGCCAGCTCTACGCCATCCGCGCCGTGCGCCGCTCGCGCGACTTCGTGGACTTCCTCACGCGGCCCGAGCTGCGCGAGGCCTTCGGCTGCCTGCGCGCCGGCCAGTACGCGCGGGCGCTGGACGTCCTGGGCCGCGTGCTGCCGCTGCAGGAGAAGCTGACGGCGCACTGGCCGCCCGCTCTGGTCCCCGCGCTCTGCGCGGTGCTCGTGTGCCACCGCGACCTGGAGCGCCCCGCCGAGGCCTTCGCGGCCGGCGAGCGCGCCCTGCACTGCCTGCAAGCGCGCGAGGGCCACCGCTACTACGTCCCTCTGCTGGAAGCCATGGTCCGCCTGGCCTACGAGCTGGGCAAGGATTTAGTGTCGCTACAGGGCAGGCTGGACGACAGCCGGCTCCGGAAGCCCAGCCACGGAGGCTTCACCCTGAAAGAGCTCACTGTCCGGGAGTATCTGCCCTAA
- the Snx20 gene encoding sorting nexin-20 isoform X5, whose translation MTTRELQENWQKEKGRWKPVRLLFEIASARIEERRVSKFVVYQIVVIQTGSFDSHKAVVERRYSDFEKMHKSLLKSFGEEIEDVAFPRKHLTCNLAAATISERARLLKDYLRQLYAIRAVRRSRDFVDFLTRPELREAFGCLRAGQYARALDVLGRVLPLQEKLTAHWPPALVPALCAVLVCHRDLERPAEAFAAGERALHCLQAREGHRYYVPLLEAMVRLAYELGKDLVSLQGRLDDSRLRKPSHGGFTLKELTVREYLP comes from the exons ATGACCACACGAGAGCTGCAGGAGAACTGGCAGAAGGAGAAGGGCCGCTGGAAACCCGTGAGGTTGCTCTTTGAGATCGCCTCAGCCCGCATTGAGGAGAGAAGAGTCTCCAAGTTTGTG GTGTACCAGATCGTGGTCATCCAGACCGGGAGCTTCGACAGCCACAAAGCGGTGGTGGAGCGGCGCTACTCCGACTTCGAGAAGATGCACAAGAGCCTCCTGAAGTCGTTCGGGGAGGAGATCGAGGACGTGGCTTTCCCCCGCAAGCACCTGACCTGCAACCTGGCGGCGGCGACGATCAGCGAGCGCGCGCGGTTGCTCAAGGACTACCTGCGCCAGCTCTACGCCATCCGCGCCGTGCGCCGCTCGCGCGACTTCGTGGACTTCCTCACGCGGCCCGAGCTGCGCGAGGCCTTCGGCTGCCTGCGCGCCGGCCAGTACGCGCGGGCGCTGGACGTCCTGGGCCGCGTGCTGCCGCTGCAGGAGAAGCTGACGGCGCACTGGCCGCCCGCTCTGGTCCCCGCGCTCTGCGCGGTGCTCGTGTGCCACCGCGACCTGGAGCGCCCCGCCGAGGCCTTCGCGGCCGGCGAGCGCGCCCTGCACTGCCTGCAAGCGCGCGAGGGCCACCGCTACTACGTCCCTCTGCTGGAAGCCATGGTCCGCCTGGCCTACGAGCTGGGCAAGGATTTAGTGTCGCTACAGGGCAGGCTGGACGACAGCCGGCTCCGGAAGCCCAGCCACGGAGGCTTCACCCTGAAAGAGCTCACTGTCCGGGAGTATCTGCCCTAA